A part of Crassostrea angulata isolate pt1a10 chromosome 5, ASM2561291v2, whole genome shotgun sequence genomic DNA contains:
- the LOC128183197 gene encoding uncharacterized protein LOC128183197, giving the protein MGNTNEKSPLNDGLTDEEGGVRYSRSNSLISTRSQNPDVNGHVLPPLAFQRVRRCLMRLPLQDGRQMKEEAIERVAKHIVIETYDSGKDIVMKGRPTKGIFMIVEGSAKVMSEKGDEVLANLGEGDFFGEISLLFDIPCTARVQADANCVLAHLEPSSAKRLLRKVRMDILDWFVSRRYLPTSNVVDTERCLRRMTFTSLRSCPVFEDWGEDSLKTLILSLDPAPVVLYQPHTTVLCINDPPTSIYVIIRGSAIIQDNQSRKLVTINVGNQGDDPVVIGEEGQYLENKSSLSVTTSTCCEVIYIKEEWILNTLDEYPNDAGVSWKRRKTSWRALLSKREELKRKYPALLQFEVIYQMLKNSPVLCECSSHCVQHLALYGNPQEYTVNNCACISEEINAGCLVLVLTGELELVTDSQMRYVYTVSEGEVFCPGDWMGGGQLVARSDSLTFKVDGSVVSETFEKFPNCKLQFPPEPP; this is encoded by the exons ATGGGAAACACCAACGAGAAGAGTCCCCTGAATGACGGTCTCACAGATGAGGAGGGCGGCGTACGGTACAGCCGAAGTAACAGCCTGATCAGCACGCGCTCTCAGAACCCGGATGTAAACGGTCATGTTCTACCACCTTTAGCATTTCAG AGAGTTAGGCGATGTCTGATGCGTCTCCCTTTACAAGATGGACGGCAGATGAAGGAGGAGGCCATAGAGAGAGTCGCCAAGCATATAGTCATAGAAACCTACGACTCCGGCAAAGACATCGTAATGAAGG GACGACCTACTAAAGGAATATTCATGATAGTCGAAGGAAGTGCTAAGGTCATGTCTGAAAAAGGAGATGAAGTCCTAGCCAATCTCGGTGAAGGGGATTTCTTTGGAGAGATTTCGCTGCTGTTTGATATTCCATGTACCGCCAGAGTTCAGGCTGATGCAAA CTGTGTTCTGGCCCATTTGGAACCTTCATCCGCCAAAAGATTGTTGCGCAAAGTTCGAATGGATATTCTTGATTGGTTTGTGTCCAGGCGGTATCTTCCCACGTCCAATGTCGTAGACACGGAGCGGTGTCTCCGACGCATGACGTTTACTAGCCTCAGATCT TGCCCAGTTTTCGAAGATTGGGGAGAAGATTCACTTAAAACCCTGATCCTAAGTCTTGACCCCGCCCCGGTGGTTCTGTATCAGCCACACACAACTGTCCTTTGTATCAATGACCCGCCTACATCTATATACGTCATCATTAGGGGAAG TGCAATCATTCAAGACAATCAGTCGAGAAAATTGGTGACCATTAATGTTGGTAACCAAGGAGATGACCCTGTTGTCATTGGTGAGGAAG GACAGTATCTTGAGAACAAATCCAGCCTGTCCGTGACAACAAGCACCTGCTGTGAAGTCATTTACATCAAGGAGGAGTGGATACTCAACACATTGGATGAG TACCCAAATGATGCCGGGGTTTCTTGGAAGCGACGAAAGACGTCTTGGAGGGCACTACTAAGCAAAAGGGAAGAACTAAAACGCAAATATCCTGCTCTTCTTCAGTTTGAG GTTATTTACCAAATGCTGAAAAATAGCCCAGTTCTTTGTGAGTGTTCAAGTCATTGTGTTCAGCATCTTGCTCTATATGGGAATCCTCAGGAATACACCGTCAATAATTGCGCGTGCATTTCAGAGGAAATTA ATGCCGGTTGTCTGGTTTTAGTCTTGACTGGAGAGCTAGAACTTGTGACCGACTCCCAAATGAGATACGTGTATACAGTCAGCGAGGGAGAAGTGTTTT GTCCCGGGGACTGGATGGGAGGTGGACAGTTGGTGGCGAGGTCAGACAGTTTGACGTTCAAAGTGGACGGCAGTGTTGTATCTGAAACCTTTGAAAAATTCCCTAATTGTAAATTGCAATTTCCCCCGGAGCCGCCATAG
- the LOC128183198 gene encoding putative methyltransferase C9orf114 homolog: MGKEKEEINYKRSPEERKDWKKIHEERKAQKRKWKEEKLLKKMEKEAKRQKEEQEEITEESPKQGRQYTVSIALPGSILDNAQSPELRTYLAGQIARAAVIFNIDEIIIFDEIFSKDSTIEGEFKGVGKKGQANVQMARILQYLECPQYLRKSFFPHHKDLQYAGILNPLDSPHHMRGEDESPYREGVVTNKLVKAGRGSLVNCGIGKQDVQIDKLLTPGIRVTVKINQYDPSRRMLKGRVVSPAAPREEGGLYWGYSIRLAKSLGAVFTECPYKEGYDLAIGTSEKGDNVDSVEMDTSNFRHALIVFGGVQGLEASLESDEALDIEDPSLLFQYYLNTCPNQGSRTIRTEEAILISLASIRPKLQGIGKT; the protein is encoded by the exons ATGGGTAAGGAGAAGGAAGAAATTAATTACAAAAGAAGTCCTGAG GAAAGAAAAGATTGGAAGAAAATACATGAGGAAAGAAAggcacaaaaaagaaaatggaaagAAGAGAAGTTATTGAAAAAGATGGAAAAGGAGGCAAAGAGACAGAAGGAGGAGCAAGAGGAGATAACTGAGGAAAGTCCTAAACAGGGACGGCAGTACACAGTGTCTATAGCCTTACCGGGCTCTATACTGGATAACGCACAGTCGCCAGAGTTACGGACTTACCTAGCAGGACAG ATAGCTAGAGCAGCAGTGATTTTCAACATTGATGAGATAATCATATTTGATGAGATTTTCTCCAAAGACTCCACCATTGAAGGAGAATTCAAGGGTGTTGGAAAGAAAGGTCAGGCCAATGTCCAGATGGCTCGGATCCTTCAGTACCTAGAATGTCCCCAGTACCTCCGGAAATCCTTCTTCCCTCACCACAAGGACCTGCAGTATGCCGGGATACTGAATCCACTGGACAGTCCTCATCATATGAGAGGGGAGGACGAATCACCCTACAGGGAGGGGGTGGTCACCAACAAACTGGTCAAAGCTGGGAGAGGCTCACTGGTGAATTGTGGGATTGGAAAG CAAGACGTACAAATTGATAAACTTTTGACTCCAGGAATTCGAGTCACAGTCAAAATTAACCAGTATGACCCCTCAAGGAGGATGCTAAAGGGTCGTGTTGTGTCGCCGGCCGCCCCCAGAGAGGAGGGGGGTCTGTACTGGGGCTATTCTATCCGACTGGCCAAGAGTTTAGGTGCTGTGTTCACTGAATGTCCCTATAAAGAGGGTTATGACTTAGCGATCGGGACCTCAGAAAAGGGAGATAATGTAGACAGTGTGGAGATGGACACCTCAAATTTTCGTCACGCTCTGATTGTGTTTGGTGGTGTACAGGGACTAGAGGCCAGTCTGGAATCGGACGAAGCTTTGGACATTGAGGATCCTAGCCTCCTGTTTCAGTATTACTTGAACACTTGTCCCAACCAAGGTAGTCGGACCATCCGTACAGAAGAAGCCATTCTTATCAGTCTTGCCTCCATTAGGCCTAAATTACAGGGAATAGGAAAAACATGA
- the LOC128183200 gene encoding uncharacterized protein LOC128183200 yields the protein MNASLKNVREQRLLDRELRHIDSLWHHELRTLTKQRLEITREYTQLQEDKKNVEYLKDQILPHETDEKKRIERLREYAEFTRSEKDKGKKEHTNLTKYDFKVANYEKKRIRLEEVEKPMELLREIGLSQSFPPIPEKPKLARSNSVIEGLIKAKSTSETNLNKDIIQRDVIKSKPLYLSLPDIKNASARSKRFRGCRGRDACLTAIPNISELPELMEAVTLKKKRYIHTSMSMNERRHTVIF from the coding sequence ATGAACGCTTCACTAAAGAATGTGCGCGAGCAGCGACTTCTGGACCGAGAGCTCCGCCATATTGATTCCTTGTGGCACCATGAACTACGAACTCTGACAAAACAGAGGCTGGAGATCACCCGTGAATACACCCAGCTACAAGAGGACAAGAAGAATGTGGAATATCTCAAAGACCAGATTCTCCCTCACGAAACAGACGAAAAGAAGCGGATAGAACGACTCAGAGAGTACGCAGAGTTCACCAGATCCGAGAAGGACAAAGGAAAGAAGGAACACACCAACTTGACTAAATACGATTTCAAAGTCGCTAATTACGAAAAGAAACGCATAAGATTAGAGGAAGTTGAGAAACCAATGGAATTATTGAGAGAAATAGGACTCTCCCAGTCTTTCCCGCCAATACCTGAGAAGCCGAAACTGGCTCGATCTAACTCTGTGATAGAGGGTCTAATCAAAGCCAAAAGTACATCAGAGACGAATCTTAATAAGGATATCATTCAAAGAGACGTGATCAAGTCTAAACCTTTATATCTTAGTTTGCCGGACATTAAGAACGCGTCTGCTAGATCAAAGCGATTCCGAGGCTGTAGGGGGCGTGACGCATGTTTGACCGCCATTCCCAACATCAGCGAACTTCCGGAACTTATGGAGGCGGTGACGCTGAAGAAGAAACGTTACATTCACACGTCAATGTCCATGAATGAGCGGCGACACACCGTCATCTTCTGA
- the LOC128186027 gene encoding uncharacterized protein LOC128186027, producing MPLCFAFGCNHMTGAKRTCSLFRFPTNPKERNKWIQRCRRADRAYTANDRLCSCHFKDGVKENGPTIFAYSKNLGCFPDHSKPKRLRLVEGEIEEKAKSNHEHCNDAPDSFEDRTGPVETLSKDVQGSNTDHDHCYAVSLPETSEESVNDLEEKVKDLQRELESLRLRKQPFTIRNIIQDPDKMLLYTSFPTEVFNVLVNVLERMRPFNYFSGWTVQGFSTSDQLLMTLMKLRLNLRDLDLAERFNTSKSTVSNIFNTYVAALHEILFEGVMKTVGIPSQLKCKGSMPKSFEEFSSARIAMDATEITQDVPSNMNSQSLSYSNYKSRHTAKAVTCVAPNGALVYCSELYPGSTSDAAIVDHCGVLDMLKPGDMILADKGFNIFDKLPSGVTLNIPPFLSSKSHFTKEEAQLCYKIGRSRIHVERANERIKNYCILDHIPSQYRHLSTKIFQLCVALVNLQSPLLKEIADKYEIPN from the exons ATGCCGCTATGTTTTGCATTCGGATGCAATCATATGACAGGGGCGAAAAGAACGTGCAGCTTGTTTAGATTTCCAACAAATCCGAAGGAAAGGAATAAGTGGATACAGAGGTGCAG GAGAGCAGATAGAGCCTATACCGCCAACGACAGGCTGTGTAGCTGTCATTTTAAGGATGGTGTAAAGGAAAATGGACCAACAATTTTTGCTTATAGCAAAAATCTTGGTTGCTTTCCAGACCATTCTAAGCCAAAAAG ACTTAGACTTGTTGAAGGAGAAATAGAAGAGAAAGCAAAATCAAACCATGAACACTGTAATGATGCTCCAGATTCCTTTGAAG ATAGAACAGGTCCTGTGGAAACATTGTCCAAAGATGTGCAAGGCAGCAACACTGATCATGATCACTGCTATGCTGTTTCTTTACCGGAGACATCAGAGG AAAGTGTAAATGATTTGGAAGAAAAAGTCAAAGACCTCCAAAGAGAATTAGAATCTCTAAGATTAAGAAAACAACCTTTTACCATAAGAAACATAATACAAGACCCAGACAAG ATGCTATTATATACATCATTTCCCACCGAGGTATTCAATGTGTTGGTCAATGTTTTGGAGAGGATGCGTCCATTTAACTATTTCAGTGGATGGACAGTACAAGGATTTAGTACCAGTGACCAACTCCTTATGACCCTTATGAAATTGCGTCTGAATCTCAGGGATCTAGATTTGGCGGAAAGATTCAACACCAGCAAATCTACAGTATCCAATATCTTCAATACATATGTTGCAGCGCTTCATGAAATTCTATTCGAAGGAGTGATGAAAACTGTAGGAATACCTTCCCAGTTAAAGTGCAAAGGATCAATGCCAAAATCATTCGAGGAGTTCTCCTCGGCAAGAATCGCTATGGATGCCACAGAGATTACCCAGGATGTACCCTCAAATATGAACAGCCAGTCCTTATCTTATAGCAACTATAAAAGTCGCCATACAGCAAAGGCTGTTACTTGTGTAGCACCAAACGGGGCACTTGTGTATTGTTCCGAACTCTATCCTGGTTCCACCTCTGATGCTGCCATAGTCGATCATTGTGGAGTTTTGGATATGTTAAAGCCAGGTGACATGATCCTTGCAGATAAGGGGTTTAACATTTTCGACAAACTTCCATCAGGTGTAACATTAAACATACCACCTTTCCTTTCATCAAAATCTCATTTTACAAAGGAAGAAGCACAGTTATGTTACAAGATTGGGAGAAGTCGAATTCACGTGGAGCGTGCAAATGAAAGAATCAAGAACTACTGTATTCTAGACCATATACCTTCACAATACAGACATTTGTCCACaaagatttttcaattatgtgtggCACTTGTAAATTTGCAATCTCCCCTACTGAAGGAAATAGCCGATAAATATGAAATTCCTAATTAG